The genomic DNA GTTTTAACGCCAAATTCGCGTCAGAACCATACACCGCAGCCCCAAGGGTTATTGAGGTTCTATCTTCACTGATATCAATGTTTCTAAAACCATCATGGCCCAAAATAAGTAAAATGCCTTCACCAATTGCCTGGCCCGATAAACTCGTACCCGCAGCGCGAAAGGTCACTGGCACATTATGTATTCTGGCGATGTTAAGGGTTATTTTAACTTGTTCCGGAGTATCTGCGTGTACCACAATTTCAGGTACGATACGAAAGTAACTGGCATCAGTTGACCAAGCAAAACGACGCACAGGATCATTAGATACGGCGTGTTTGCCTAGTTGTGACGTTAACGTATCCATCACTTCTTTATAATTAATAGTCATAACATGCTCTCTTAACACTCGAATGAATAGCAGGCACTGCATGCCTGCTGCTGTTGTTGTTGTATTGCTATCGTTAGAATAGAAGCAACTTTATTGTGAATTAAAATCCACCCCAGAAAAAAGCAATAGTGCCTGCCACTAAGGCATAACCTAGTGCGATAGGCATTGTTTTACGAATAATTTCAGACTCTCGTCCTGCCATTCCCACCACAGTTGCCGCAGCAACGACGTTCATGACACACATCATGTTGCCCGCATTAGCACCAATACCTTGTAAGGCTAGGGCCATTGCATGTTTCATCCCGATATTATCGGCAACAGTATATTGCAGGCCTGAGAACATCATGTTTGAGAACGTAGCAGAACCCGACAAGAATGCACCAAAGATACCCACAATAGGTGAAACCCAAGCCCAAACTGAGCCCATGCTGTTGGCAAGTAAGTCTGCTAATGCAACCGGCATTGACGCTAGACCTGCGCCATTCTCACCTGAATTTAAGAATATTTTCACCATAGGTACAGACGCACCTAATGAAATAATAGTCGGTAGCATTGATTTGCAAGACACTGTGATTGATTGCTTCATGGCGGTAGGTTTCATTTTGAATAATACGAAACTAATTAAGCATACAATAATAAAGAAGGCACCTGGAGCATATAGCGTGGCAAAGCCTGCTTTAAGCTCTGTACCTAATAAACCAGTCCAACTAATGTTAAAGCTTAGTAACCAGCTCTTAAATGGAGCAATAACACGAGATAAGACTAACAACGCAGCCATAATGATGTATGGAGACCAAGCGGCAAGTTGTGTGAATTTTACCGGTGTTTGGTTAAGTGCTGTATCTTCATCTGATTTATTGTCATTTTCGCTAAAGTCACACCAAGGTTTTGATGGTAGTAACCAGCCTTTTCTAGCGACAGGAATAACTAACGCCATACCCACAAGTGCACCAATAACAGAAGGGAACTCAGGACCGGCAACATAGTTAATTAACCATGCTGGTATGGTAAAGGCAAAACCAGCAAATAAGGCAAATTTCCAAACTTGTAAGCCTTCCATGATGGATTTATTACGACCGAAGAAGCCGGTCAATACACAAACCATCACTAACGGAATTAATGAACCGGTAATTAAGTCAATGGTGATCATATGTTGAGCGATATACTGTGCATAACCTGCAAAGGTACCACCATGTTCAGCAATTTGAGCAGCAGCCATGTTAACGCCGCCCTCAGTTAGACCTTGATCCATACCAAACAATACCGGTAAACCAATCGCCCCAAACGATACGGATGTAGAGTCACCAATTAACGCGACAACTGCTGCGCCAATAGGTGGTACACCTAATAATACCAGTAGTGGTGCACCGATTGCTGCCGGAGTACCGAAGCCAGCTGAGCCTTCAATAAACGAGCCAAACAACCAGCAAATAATGATTACCTGAACACGGGAATCAGCGCTGATGTTAGTAAAACCTGCGCGGATGGTGTCCATAGCACCAGAATATTTAAGCGTATTTAACAAAAACACTGCGCCAAAAATGATGGTAAGCGGTGTTAATGCTGCGAGAAGACCTTCGACCACGGATGCCGCAAGAAGTTGCGTATCCATTTGCCAAATAAACAATGCTGCAAGGCCCGTAACAACCATAGATATGGGCATTGCTTTGGACGCTGGCAAGCGCATTAGAACTAAAAAGACCATTACGCTAATAATGGGCGTTAAGCTTGCTAGTAACTGTAATATTGTCATGCATACCTCTGCCTATAAGTGGGTATAAGTTGTTATTATTTGTTAGCATTTCGCTAACTAGGGCGTAATAGACGTTATTTAAGTGTTAAATGTGTTGATCGAGATCATTTAACATACGAGAAAGTTTGTTGGCCGATGAAATTGTGAGGCTTGTCATGTATAGGGTTGCATGCGAGTGTTCAAGGTCACATCTTTTGAGGGCACAAAAGTTCATATACGGTAAAACCAAACGAGTCATCGATTGGGTTTACAATATAATTAATTAGTGGTTGTTAATGTGAAGAAGCTCACTAGAAAAGAGAAAGTGTTGTGACGGGAGTCAAATGTTAGAAAAGTTTACTTCCCCAACCTAATTTGTTACGTAACACATGGAAGTAATTGTGTCCTTTGGGATGGATGAGTCTTAGGCGTTCGTTCGAGCGGCGAATAAAGATTTCATCACCAGGTAATACCGCTAAATGGACATGGCCATCACAACTGACTTCGAGATTTTCCCCATTATCAGGCGATACCACTAATTTAATGATGCTACATGCAT from Shewanella psychromarinicola includes the following:
- a CDS encoding L-lactate permease; the protein is MTILQLLASLTPIISVMVFLVLMRLPASKAMPISMVVTGLAALFIWQMDTQLLAASVVEGLLAALTPLTIIFGAVFLLNTLKYSGAMDTIRAGFTNISADSRVQVIIICWLFGSFIEGSAGFGTPAAIGAPLLVLLGVPPIGAAVVALIGDSTSVSFGAIGLPVLFGMDQGLTEGGVNMAAAQIAEHGGTFAGYAQYIAQHMITIDLITGSLIPLVMVCVLTGFFGRNKSIMEGLQVWKFALFAGFAFTIPAWLINYVAGPEFPSVIGALVGMALVIPVARKGWLLPSKPWCDFSENDNKSDEDTALNQTPVKFTQLAAWSPYIIMAALLVLSRVIAPFKSWLLSFNISWTGLLGTELKAGFATLYAPGAFFIIVCLISFVLFKMKPTAMKQSITVSCKSMLPTIISLGASVPMVKIFLNSGENGAGLASMPVALADLLANSMGSVWAWVSPIVGIFGAFLSGSATFSNMMFSGLQYTVADNIGMKHAMALALQGIGANAGNMMCVMNVVAAATVVGMAGRESEIIRKTMPIALGYALVAGTIAFFWGGF